The Rhodococcus opacus B4 genome contains the following window.
TCTATTATCCGCCAACCGTTCTCGACAACGCGGATCGCGGCGCCCTGATCTGCCGTGAAGAGGTCTTCGGCCCCGTCGCGGCCATCTCACGATTCAGGACCGAGGACGAGGCCCTCGCCCTGGCCAACGACACGGAGTACGGGCTGGCGGCATACCTGGTGACCCGGGATCTGGGACGGGCAAGCAGCGTCGCCGGGCGGCTACAGGCCGGGATGATCGGCATCAACCGGGGTCTCGTCTCCAACGTCGCGGCGCCATTCGGCGGCATCAAACAATCAGGGCTCGGCAGAGAAGGCGGCGCCGAGGGCCTTCTCGAGTACCAACAGACGAAATACCTGGCCGTACCGCCGCTGTACAGCTGAGCTCCGCCACAAGCGCTACTCCACCGGAAAGTTTCGCAGTCCCCAAGCTTGGCGGCCCGGTCACCGCGTCACGTGGGGACTGCGCTCGTCATGCCGGTGTCCGGGTCTCCGGTGCCCACTCCTGCAGATTCCGTCCGGGGGCGAGGAACTCCACATCCCGGTCCGTCGATCCCTCGATGATCTGATCGGCGACGACATCGCCCATGACCGGCGCGAATTTGAATCCAGCCCCGGAGAAGCCACACGCCACCACGATCTGTTCCGTGCCCGGAACCGCTCCGACCATCGGCTGACCGTCCGTGGTGTACCCCTCCATGTTGACCGTCGTCGTGATCGGATCCGGATGGAGCCCGGGAAAATACTCTTCGACCACATCCCGGAAGTAGCGAACAATGCTGTGGCCCACAGTCAATGCCGGATTCTCGGTGTCATAGACGATGGGATGACCGCTGGTATAGATGCCGACCTTGACCGTAGCCCCATCGATGGTGGGAAAGCCGTACGCGCGGATGTCACCCACTCGTTCGAACACCGGAAACCTCGACGACCGATAGGCGTCGACGTCGCGGGGCAGGTACCACGCCTGCACGAGCCGTCTCGGCAATACCGTCGCCGCGGCTGCCGGCAGCAGGTCCCGCGCCCACGGGCCCGGCGCAACCACCACACGGCTGTAGCGGCGGACACCCTCGGCAGTTCGCACCG
Protein-coding sequences here:
- the solA gene encoding N-methyl-L-tryptophan oxidase, producing MTQPSKDDAEVAIVGLGAIGSMALWRLAERGVRVHGYERFGVGHDRGASAGQTRRFSAQSQRVHQCTPLALDALGLWRELEHTTGRGLLEITGGLILGPNDSDALILAHQSAMAAGLEHELLDSTELARRYPQHLVRPTDAAITDPFGGFLRPELSVVTAVDRARALGATVSDYTRVLGVEPDGAGVTVRTAEGVRRYSRVVVAPGPWARDLLPAAAATVLPRRLVQAWYLPRDVDAYRSSRFPVFERVGDIRAYGFPTIDGATVKVGIYTSGHPIVYDTENPALTVGHSIVRYFRDVVEEYFPGLHPDPITTTVNMEGYTTDGQPMVGAVPGTEQIVVACGFSGAGFKFAPVMGDVVADQIIEGSTDRDVEFLAPGRNLQEWAPETRTPA